The DNA segment AgcaaatcaaataattaagagCCCCGGTAGATACAATATTATTCTCTAAATAGATATTTTAGGGTTTTGGGTTTAGAACAATGGTAAAATTATCTTTGTGTGGCCTATAGTCACGGATTCGAGCagtggaagcagccactaatgcttacATTAGGGTAGGTTGCCTACATTATATCCCTAAGGGTGCGATCATTTCCCTGACCTTGCGTGAATGCGAGATGTTGTGTGCACCAGACTACctttgtttagatattttatacTAATAATTCATGTGTACTTGTCTTTTCCTCTAGTAGAGTATTActatattgtttttttttttctttctatagaCTGCTTTGAACTTCGACGTTTGACCTTTTGGTGGGCATCACGAGCTCATCTACCTCATAACCTGATGATCTTAGTGATATAAAACGATGCATCCAAATATTTAGACAGTATACTTTCATTAATCTGATACTAGAATATTAACGTTTGAGTGTTCTCAGTAATTTGTTTCTATAAGGTTTTAGTCtgtttaaataaatataaaaaccaATGGCAGCTTGTGTAATTGGTGGCACTGGTTTTATGGCATCTTTGCTTGTCAAGCTTTTGCTTGAGAAAGGCTACACTGTTAATACAACAGTCCGAGACTACGGTTAGTTTTTAGATTTAACTTATAAACACTAACAgcgtaaaaaaatatttaatctaACAATATATTTATCTTGTTCTAACAGGTTGTCAGctttatttttcagaaaactaGTTTAACTTATGATCGGAGTTACCTATAATTATTTTTCCAATGATCCAGTAGACTAAATATTCTTTAATACTACTGTCTAATTTCTTATAGGAAATCAAAAGAAGATCTCTCACCTCTTAGCATTACATAGTTTGggtaaattgagaattttccaaGCTGACTTAACTGATGAAACAAGCTTTGATGCCCCTATTGCTGGCTGTGACATTGTCTTCCTTGTTGCAACACCAATTAATTTTGCTTCTCAAGATCCAGAGGTATAGAATTATACCAAGTAGTCTTAAGCTTTCAATAACATGTAATCGTCATGAGTAGATTGAGGGTTTGCTTTAGTTTCGAACTATGTATACATATAAAAATAACATTCCAAATGTATGCACATAATAAGATCGCGCTCATTCTAAACTTATATACTCTAAAATGTTGATTTGCCTATGCTAATAGtcattccctttttatttttgggTAGAATGATATGATCAAACCAGCAATACAAGGAGTTCTCAATGTTCTAAAAGCCTGTGCTAAATCAAACACAGTGAAGCGTGTGGTTTTGACCTCATCTGCTGCAGCTGTGACAATCAACCACCTTAATAGCACAGGCCTTGTCATGGACGAGTCTAATTGGACCGATGTCGAGTTTTTGACTTCCACAAAGCCACCAACTTGGGTAATTTCtcaatattattgttattattaataTCATGTGATTAACTGATAAACTAACTTATATGAAAGTTATAACATGAATTGTGTAACCACTTCATTTAAGAGGTTAAATTGTTACTCAAGTATGTCCTGAACATGCAACCTTACGTGCAAGCCTGATTCTTTTTGTTACTGGTCAAGCACATGGACTATTCACTATGCTACCATATTGAATTGTGTGGCGACCACATCAAAAAGTTAAAACTGTCAGGGAAGAAGCACTACTGAAGGTCATTAATGTGTTAGATTAACTTCTTCAGTTGGAGCACTCTGGTAAGCTTGATCCTCGGGTTAAGGTAGCTGCCCAGGAATGAATCAAAGACCTAAGGACGGTTCCAATACTGAGTGTACACTTTTATGTACTTAATTATGTCCTTTTAACACTATGGGTTACCGAAGAAACGAACGAAAGATGATTAGAAGTTCTTTTTCTACTATGCAGGGGTACCCTGTCTCTAAAACATTAGCTGAAAAAGAAGCTTGGAAATTTGCAGAGGAGAACAATATTAAACTAATCACTGTAATTCCATCTCTCATGGTTGGCCCTTACCTTACTCCAGAAACTCCAAGCAGTGTTAATCTTGCCATGTCTTTAATCACAGGTCTCAATAAAatataatacacacacacacatgtaaCTAATgttcattctgaattgaattTTCTTAGTAAAATTGTAAATGAATATAGCTCAGAGAATCTGACCTTAAATTTGCAATTTTTGACAGGGAATGAATTCCTTACAAGAAACTTGAAGGGTATGCAGATGTTATCAGGTTCAATATCTATTACACATGTGGAAGATGTTTGTCGCGCCCATATTTTTGTTGCTGAGAAAGAATCTGCTTCTGGACGATATGTTTGCTCTGCCATCAACACCAGTGTTCCGGAGCTAGCAAATTTCTTGAAGAAAAGATATCCAACTTCGAATGTTCCTACAGAGTAAGTAATGCTACAAAATATTAAGCAA comes from the Nicotiana tabacum cultivar K326 chromosome 14, ASM71507v2, whole genome shotgun sequence genome and includes:
- the LOC107829462 gene encoding anthocyanidin reductase ((2S)-flavan-3-ol-forming)-like, which gives rise to MAACVIGGTGFMASLLVKLLLEKGYTVNTTVRDYGNQKKISHLLALHSLGKLRIFQADLTDETSFDAPIAGCDIVFLVATPINFASQDPENDMIKPAIQGVLNVLKACAKSNTVKRVVLTSSAAAVTINHLNSTGLVMDESNWTDVEFLTSTKPPTWGYPVSKTLAEKEAWKFAEENNIKLITVIPSLMVGPYLTPETPSSVNLAMSLITGNEFLTRNLKGMQMLSGSISITHVEDVCRAHIFVAEKESASGRYVCSAINTSVPELANFLKKRYPTSNVPTDFGDFPSKAKLIISSEKLIKEGFNFKYEIEEIYDQCLACFKDKGLLKN